In the genome of Pirellulales bacterium, one region contains:
- a CDS encoding alpha/beta hydrolase family protein produces the protein MKRRRYWTIGLVVAATLAWTIADGAPPIATNPDSTQTAATQAVSANSTPAHSTEAAPPVRHGEIQFSPSPNEATAVPEPFRLEAKKFPFELTPQPSVSDAVSVSLLTFPSPVHTDHVANNTVHCEYYRPAAPGRYPACIVLHILGGDFPLSRTFANALAHRGVAALFVIMPYYGPRHDPNSSVRMVSSDPKQTVRGMTQAVKDIRVATAWLGQQSEIDPRQLGVFGISLGGITAALAGEAEPRFEKICPVLAGGGIGAILWDSTEPHVAAARKYWEAAGGSRQSLQDLMAKVDPATYADRARGRKILMLNASHDELIPRKCTDLLWKGFGQPRIVWYDCGHYSALWHLVDAVQQVTDFFQPNGK, from the coding sequence ATGAAGCGCCGGCGATATTGGACAATTGGATTGGTCGTTGCTGCAACGCTCGCGTGGACCATCGCGGACGGGGCTCCGCCGATCGCGACAAATCCGGATTCGACACAAACCGCCGCCACCCAGGCGGTGTCCGCGAATTCGACGCCGGCCCATTCGACGGAGGCCGCGCCGCCGGTGCGCCACGGCGAGATTCAATTCAGCCCGAGCCCGAACGAGGCGACGGCCGTGCCCGAACCATTTCGCCTGGAAGCGAAGAAATTTCCGTTCGAACTAACGCCGCAGCCGAGCGTGTCGGATGCGGTAAGCGTGTCGCTGCTGACGTTTCCGTCGCCGGTGCATACGGACCATGTGGCCAACAATACGGTCCATTGCGAATATTATCGCCCTGCAGCGCCGGGCCGATATCCGGCTTGCATCGTGCTGCACATCCTCGGCGGCGATTTTCCTCTATCCCGAACGTTTGCCAATGCGCTGGCGCACCGGGGCGTTGCGGCGCTATTCGTGATCATGCCCTACTACGGCCCGCGGCACGATCCGAATTCATCCGTGCGGATGGTGTCGAGCGATCCGAAGCAAACGGTGCGCGGGATGACTCAAGCGGTGAAAGACATTCGCGTGGCGACGGCGTGGCTCGGCCAACAATCGGAGATCGATCCTCGCCAGCTCGGTGTGTTCGGCATCAGCTTGGGGGGCATTACCGCGGCGCTCGCCGGCGAAGCGGAGCCGCGATTCGAAAAGATTTGCCCCGTGCTGGCCGGCGGGGGCATCGGGGCCATTCTTTGGGATTCAACCGAGCCGCACGTGGCCGCGGCGCGGAAATATTGGGAAGCCGCGGGTGGCTCGCGGCAAAGCCTGCAAGACCTGATGGCGAAAGTCGACCCGGCCACTTACGCCGATCGAGCCCGAGGCCGCAAAATTTTGATGCTCAATGCGTCGCACGACGAACTGATTCCGCGAAAATGCACCGACTTGCTCTGGAAGGGCTTCGGCCAGCCGCGGATTGTTTGGTATGACTGCGGCCATTATTCCGCCCTGTGGCACCTCGTCGATGCCGTCCAACAGGTCACCGATTTTTTTCAGCCCAACGGGAAGTGA
- a CDS encoding ATP-binding protein, producing MSANGDRVNLQEAEAVLQRLAAAHGHAAPADPADSAKAPHEAAPNESADSRLRSVEAKYRALIEQIPAVTFMAPLDGSQGELYVSPQIDELLGFSAKEWLEDPVLWFRQLHPEDKELWQDRFARTVNAGEPFQADYRFIARDGRIVWVHGEAKVVSDEHGRPICLQGVAFDITERKQAETMLEQARHALEERVRERTAALDKINHQLQAEIAERTRLEEELRLRVSELAEADKRKDEFLATLAHELRNPLAPIHNALEIMILPDVDATMIDAARSIMDRQVKSLVRLVDDLLDMSRITQGKIELRRQHVDLASVVSQAIETVRPMIDSHRHELSVSLPDEPMLVNVDPTRLAQIIANLLNNAAKYSDQGGHIWLSAWQDGGQMALQVRDAGIGIDPAALAKVFEMFVQVEKGHGRTHGGMGIGLTLVRRLVELHGGTVEASSAGLGQGSEFAVRLPVIVKPPESVSGASGNGNRAPTRAAVFPRPILVVDDNVDAAKTLAMLLRGKGYRVHTEHDGPAALNWLAGHVPAMILLDIGMPVVDGYEVARRIRQQPEFRDVLLIALTGWGQPQDRRRSQEVGFDHHLVKPIDFAALDDLLAHPKLRAVR from the coding sequence ATGTCGGCCAACGGCGATCGCGTGAATCTTCAAGAAGCCGAGGCGGTGCTGCAGCGCTTGGCCGCGGCCCATGGCCATGCTGCGCCGGCCGATCCCGCCGACTCTGCCAAAGCACCGCACGAGGCCGCGCCGAATGAGTCGGCCGATTCCCGCTTGCGATCGGTCGAAGCGAAATATCGGGCACTGATCGAACAAATACCGGCGGTGACCTTTATGGCCCCCCTCGACGGCTCTCAGGGCGAGCTATACGTGAGTCCTCAGATCGACGAGCTGCTGGGTTTCTCGGCGAAAGAATGGCTCGAAGATCCCGTGCTGTGGTTTCGCCAGCTTCATCCGGAAGATAAAGAGCTGTGGCAAGACCGCTTTGCCCGCACGGTCAATGCCGGCGAGCCGTTTCAAGCCGACTACCGGTTTATCGCGCGCGACGGTCGGATCGTGTGGGTGCATGGCGAGGCGAAGGTCGTTTCCGATGAACATGGACGGCCGATCTGCTTGCAAGGCGTCGCCTTCGATATCACGGAACGCAAGCAGGCCGAAACCATGCTCGAGCAAGCTCGCCATGCGCTCGAAGAGCGAGTTCGGGAGCGCACGGCTGCGCTCGACAAGATCAATCATCAATTGCAGGCGGAAATCGCCGAGCGCACTCGTCTTGAAGAGGAGCTGCGATTGCGGGTAAGCGAATTGGCCGAGGCCGACAAACGGAAAGACGAATTCCTGGCCACGCTGGCTCACGAGCTGCGCAATCCGCTGGCGCCGATCCACAACGCGCTCGAAATCATGATCCTGCCCGATGTCGATGCAACGATGATCGACGCCGCCCGATCGATCATGGATCGGCAGGTGAAGAGCCTTGTGCGGCTTGTGGACGATTTGCTCGATATGTCGCGGATCACGCAAGGAAAGATTGAACTGCGCCGGCAGCACGTCGATTTGGCGAGCGTCGTGTCGCAGGCGATCGAAACGGTCCGGCCGATGATCGATTCGCATCGCCATGAGTTGAGCGTGTCGCTTCCCGATGAGCCGATGCTCGTGAACGTCGATCCGACGCGATTGGCGCAAATCATCGCGAATTTGCTGAATAATGCGGCGAAGTATTCCGATCAGGGCGGACATATATGGCTCTCGGCCTGGCAAGATGGCGGTCAGATGGCGCTCCAGGTGCGCGACGCGGGAATCGGCATCGATCCGGCCGCGCTGGCGAAGGTATTTGAAATGTTCGTGCAGGTCGAAAAGGGGCATGGCCGGACGCACGGCGGCATGGGAATTGGTCTCACGCTGGTACGCCGCTTGGTGGAACTGCACGGCGGAACGGTCGAAGCGTCGAGCGCCGGTCTGGGGCAAGGCAGCGAATTTGCCGTGCGGCTGCCGGTCATCGTCAAACCGCCGGAAAGCGTTAGCGGCGCGAGCGGAAATGGCAACCGGGCGCCCACTCGGGCGGCCGTATTCCCCCGTCCGATTCTCGTCGTGGATGACAACGTCGACGCCGCGAAAACCCTGGCCATGCTGTTGCGCGGCAAAGGATATCGCGTACACACCGAACACGACGGTCCCGCAGCGCTCAATTGGTTGGCGGGACACGTGCCGGCGATGATCTTATTGGATATCGGCATGCCGGTCGTCGACGGCTACGAAGTCGCGCGGCGGATCCGTCAGCAACCGGAGTTTCGCGATGTGCTGCTCATCGCCCTCACGGGGTGGGGACAACCGCAAGATCGCCGTCGCTCACAAGAGGTAGGCTTCGATCATCATCTGGTTAAACCTATCGATTTTGCGGCGCTTGATGATTTGCTCGCGCATCCAAAGTTGCGCGCCGTGCGCTAG
- a CDS encoding type 1 glutamine amidotransferase domain-containing protein: MSELNEKRVAIIATDGFEQAELESPKESLEKEGARVDVIAPKAGTIKGWNMTDWGRKVDVDRTLDQANPDDYDALVLPGGVMNPDKLRRDDRVLEFVKAIADAGKPIAAICHGPWTLIDAGLVKGRKMTSWPSLQTDLKNAGAEWVDEEVVVDNGLVTSRKPDDLPAFNSKLIEEIKEGIHAHAR; the protein is encoded by the coding sequence ATGTCAGAGCTTAATGAAAAACGTGTTGCGATCATCGCGACCGATGGTTTTGAACAAGCCGAACTGGAATCGCCGAAGGAATCGCTGGAAAAGGAAGGCGCCCGGGTCGATGTGATTGCACCGAAGGCCGGGACGATCAAGGGCTGGAACATGACCGACTGGGGCCGCAAGGTGGACGTCGATCGCACGCTCGACCAGGCCAATCCCGACGATTACGACGCCTTGGTGCTCCCCGGCGGCGTGATGAATCCCGACAAATTGCGACGGGACGACCGAGTGTTGGAATTCGTCAAAGCGATTGCCGATGCCGGAAAACCGATTGCTGCGATCTGCCATGGTCCCTGGACTCTGATCGACGCGGGCTTGGTCAAAGGCCGCAAAATGACCTCCTGGCCATCGTTGCAGACCGACCTCAAGAACGCCGGGGCGGAATGGGTCGACGAAGAGGTGGTTGTCGATAACGGGCTCGTGACCAGCCGCAAGCCCGACGATTTGCCGGCTTTCAACAGCAAACTGATCGAGGAAATCAAGGAAGGCATCCACGCCCACGCCCGATAA
- a CDS encoding DUF3175 domain-containing protein: MPRSKTSPSSKSTNSKSKTNSRATGSKSHGKGTDKRWVKKVKTVSTFPPQGTFTKGPQEIAETLADKKVSPKGIGSGIRMVQYFINRGGKGLSATRRKKLERAKEILHEKLEAQKKKKREKKSPAASKNDRQ, encoded by the coding sequence ATGCCTCGGTCAAAAACTTCTCCCAGTTCCAAATCGACGAATTCCAAGTCGAAAACGAATTCCCGCGCCACAGGCTCGAAGTCGCACGGCAAAGGAACCGACAAACGCTGGGTTAAAAAGGTGAAAACGGTTTCCACGTTTCCCCCCCAGGGAACCTTTACCAAGGGACCACAAGAAATCGCCGAGACATTGGCCGACAAGAAAGTCAGCCCCAAGGGAATCGGCTCCGGCATCCGCATGGTGCAGTATTTCATCAACCGTGGAGGCAAGGGACTCTCAGCAACGCGTCGCAAGAAACTGGAGCGAGCGAAAGAAATCCTGCACGAAAAACTCGAAGCCCAAAAGAAGAAAAAACGGGAGAAAAAAAGCCCGGCCGCTTCCAAGAACGATCGGCAGTGA
- a CDS encoding DUF1634 domain-containing protein: MPQQTSPQPDKPGWTDKKVELIVGQLLRAGVILAAAVVLIGGAAYLVKYGTTEPQYKTFHGVPADLKSPTGIIAAAVGLRPRGLVALGLLLLIATPVARVVFTIFAFLMERDYMYVAIAGYVLAVLLFSLFFGDRL, encoded by the coding sequence ATGCCACAACAGACATCACCGCAGCCCGATAAACCCGGTTGGACGGACAAGAAAGTCGAGTTGATCGTCGGTCAATTGTTGCGCGCGGGAGTGATTCTGGCGGCGGCGGTGGTGCTGATCGGCGGGGCGGCCTATCTCGTCAAATATGGAACGACGGAGCCGCAGTACAAGACGTTTCACGGCGTGCCGGCCGATTTGAAAAGCCCGACGGGAATCATCGCCGCGGCGGTCGGCTTGCGCCCGCGAGGGCTGGTCGCCTTGGGATTGCTGTTGCTGATTGCGACGCCGGTGGCCCGGGTCGTGTTCACGATCTTTGCCTTTCTCATGGAGCGCGACTACATGTACGTCGCCATCGCGGGATACGTGCTCGCCGTGCTTCTATTCAGCCTGTTCTTTGGCGACCGGCTCTGA
- a CDS encoding response regulator: MATPSVEDKRPLIRIDPLRLLIVDDNRDEADSLAILLGYRGYHIDVAYSSSEALELASRCRPEVLLLDLGLPGMSGYELATELQQKLDHPVLIATTGFADDAYRRKGQEVGFEYHFVKPVSVARLRQVLESVFKSRRPKGFGAAEHQ; the protein is encoded by the coding sequence ATGGCAACGCCCAGCGTCGAAGACAAACGGCCGCTCATACGGATTGATCCCTTGCGATTGCTGATTGTCGACGACAATCGCGACGAAGCCGATTCGTTGGCGATTCTGCTCGGCTATCGGGGATATCACATCGATGTCGCTTATTCGTCGAGCGAGGCATTGGAGCTCGCTTCGCGCTGCCGGCCGGAAGTGTTGCTCTTGGATCTCGGCTTGCCGGGAATGAGCGGCTACGAGTTGGCCACTGAATTGCAGCAGAAGCTCGATCACCCGGTGCTCATCGCCACGACCGGTTTCGCCGACGACGCCTACCGCCGCAAGGGGCAGGAAGTCGGGTTCGAATACCATTTCGTCAAGCCGGTCAGCGTGGCGCGATTGCGGCAAGTGCTCGAATCAGTGTTCAAGAGCCGCCGGCCCAAAGGATTCGGCGCCGCCGAACATCAATGA
- the ligD gene encoding DNA ligase D, which produces MTLANYRQKRDFKRTPEPSGRKSKSSREKKVWRKKGFSFVVQKHDASHLHYDFRLELDGVLKSWAVPKGPSLDPSQKRLAVEVEDHPLEYGSFEGTIPQGEYGGGTVMLWDHGVWEPLEDPQAGYRNGKLKFNLHGEKLKGEWLLIRRHGPQTAKPQWLLFKVRDAQARDETKFDIAEAEPLSVKTGRDLNEIAADKRSVHHSNRDSKKSAPAKWVPHSTNGTAKRSARESSKAVSTSAASRKANSSARGKKAKPPASVAPQLPTLVEAAPDGDEWLHEIKFDGYRMICTANGADIRFVTRNDLDWSEKLPELVEAVAKLDLQHTILDGEVVAFDDDGVTEFQLLQNAFRDRKRQKLTFMVFDLLFLDGEDLRGLPLEERKARLAELGLPTDRGRVRLVEHIEGNGPVFFEQAQKRGLEGVVSKRRDRPYSSGRGMDWVKTKAHQRAEFVVGGFTDPGGSRAGFGALLVGYHDGDKKLHYAGRVGTGFTDKTLADLKSRLQPLEQTKSPFDSASPGLGRMKGVHWVQPDLVAEIAFSNWTNDRLLRQPSFQGLREDKPASAVIKETPHPTPDSEPQPTTTKGSPARAGGKSRKPARGSADRHTKAKPAGRSRKTDGADGTATSKSPKPSRNGAAETSIDGVRLTHPDRVLFAEADATKRDLAQYYVDIADWILPRVVDRPLSIVRCPGGAGGERFFQKHPGEIAPKELRRVPIRNSSGVEDYLVVEDEKGLVALAQIAALEIHIWGSQRNSLEKPNRIIFDLDPAPDVAWQTVVEGALEMRTFLQEIGLESFVKTTGGKGLHLVAPIARRHDWEFIAQFTHSVALAVERAAPDKYVSNMSKKKRTGKIFVDYLRNQRGATSVAPFSTRAKPEAPVSMPLAWSDLPQTKAANQFLMAETPQRLKSLSKDPWADIDKIRQGITASMAKHLDALARE; this is translated from the coding sequence ATGACGCTGGCAAACTATCGACAAAAGCGTGATTTCAAACGCACTCCCGAGCCGAGCGGCCGGAAATCGAAAAGCTCGCGTGAAAAAAAAGTCTGGCGAAAGAAAGGCTTTTCCTTCGTCGTCCAAAAACACGATGCCTCGCATCTGCACTACGATTTTCGCCTCGAACTCGACGGCGTCCTGAAGAGCTGGGCCGTCCCCAAAGGGCCGAGCCTCGACCCAAGCCAAAAACGGCTGGCCGTCGAAGTCGAGGATCATCCGCTTGAGTATGGATCGTTCGAGGGAACGATTCCCCAAGGCGAGTATGGCGGCGGCACCGTCATGCTCTGGGACCACGGCGTGTGGGAACCACTCGAAGATCCGCAAGCCGGATATCGCAACGGAAAACTGAAGTTCAACCTCCACGGCGAAAAGTTGAAAGGCGAGTGGCTGCTGATCCGCCGCCATGGTCCACAAACCGCCAAACCGCAATGGCTGCTGTTCAAGGTGCGCGATGCCCAAGCGCGGGATGAAACCAAATTCGACATCGCCGAGGCCGAGCCGCTCAGTGTCAAAACCGGCCGCGATCTGAATGAAATCGCCGCGGACAAGCGGAGCGTTCATCACAGCAATCGAGACTCCAAGAAATCGGCGCCGGCGAAATGGGTTCCTCATTCGACGAACGGAACCGCAAAGCGCAGCGCCAGGGAATCGAGCAAGGCGGTTTCGACCAGTGCAGCATCGCGAAAAGCGAACTCTTCGGCACGTGGCAAGAAGGCGAAGCCGCCGGCAAGCGTTGCTCCGCAATTGCCGACGCTTGTCGAGGCGGCCCCCGACGGCGACGAATGGTTGCACGAAATCAAATTCGACGGCTACCGGATGATCTGCACCGCGAACGGAGCCGACATTCGCTTCGTGACGCGCAACGATCTCGACTGGTCGGAAAAGCTGCCCGAGTTGGTTGAGGCGGTCGCCAAGCTCGATCTGCAGCACACGATCCTCGACGGAGAGGTCGTGGCCTTCGACGACGATGGAGTGACTGAATTCCAACTGCTGCAGAATGCTTTTCGCGATCGGAAGCGGCAGAAGCTGACGTTCATGGTGTTCGATCTGCTGTTTCTCGATGGAGAAGACTTGCGCGGTTTGCCGCTGGAAGAGAGAAAGGCCCGGCTCGCGGAGTTGGGATTGCCGACCGACCGCGGCCGAGTGCGGCTCGTGGAGCACATCGAAGGCAATGGCCCGGTGTTCTTCGAGCAGGCGCAAAAGCGCGGCTTGGAGGGCGTCGTCTCGAAGCGCCGCGATCGGCCATACTCTTCCGGCCGTGGAATGGATTGGGTGAAAACAAAGGCCCATCAGCGGGCCGAATTCGTCGTGGGCGGCTTCACCGACCCGGGGGGCTCGCGAGCCGGTTTCGGCGCCCTGCTGGTCGGCTATCACGACGGCGACAAGAAGCTTCACTATGCGGGCCGCGTCGGCACGGGCTTCACAGACAAGACGCTGGCCGATCTGAAATCCCGCTTGCAACCGCTGGAACAAACGAAATCACCGTTTGACTCAGCTTCGCCGGGGCTTGGCCGAATGAAGGGCGTCCACTGGGTCCAGCCCGACCTCGTGGCCGAGATCGCCTTCAGCAATTGGACCAACGACCGCTTACTCCGGCAGCCGTCTTTTCAAGGCCTGCGGGAAGACAAGCCGGCCAGCGCCGTGATTAAAGAAACGCCCCACCCGACCCCCGACTCCGAGCCGCAGCCAACCACGACCAAAGGCTCGCCAGCGCGCGCGGGCGGCAAGTCGCGGAAACCAGCCCGCGGATCGGCGGATCGCCACACCAAGGCAAAGCCGGCAGGTCGAAGCCGCAAGACCGACGGTGCAGATGGTACAGCGACCTCAAAGTCGCCAAAGCCGTCTCGCAACGGCGCGGCGGAGACATCGATCGACGGCGTGCGGCTCACGCACCCCGATCGGGTGCTGTTTGCCGAGGCGGATGCGACGAAGCGCGATCTGGCTCAGTATTATGTCGACATTGCCGACTGGATTCTGCCGCGCGTGGTCGATCGACCACTTTCGATCGTTCGCTGTCCCGGCGGGGCGGGGGGCGAACGCTTCTTTCAAAAGCATCCCGGCGAGATCGCCCCGAAAGAGCTCCGCCGCGTACCGATCCGCAACAGTTCGGGCGTGGAAGATTATCTGGTGGTCGAGGATGAAAAGGGCCTCGTGGCTTTGGCCCAAATCGCCGCCCTGGAAATTCATATTTGGGGATCGCAGCGCAATTCGCTGGAAAAGCCGAACCGGATCATTTTCGATCTCGATCCCGCCCCGGATGTCGCTTGGCAGACGGTCGTCGAAGGGGCGCTTGAAATGCGAACGTTTTTGCAGGAAATCGGATTGGAGAGTTTCGTCAAAACGACGGGCGGCAAAGGATTGCATTTGGTGGCGCCCATCGCGCGGCGACACGATTGGGAATTTATCGCCCAATTCACGCATTCGGTGGCTCTCGCGGTCGAGCGGGCCGCGCCGGACAAATACGTCTCGAACATGTCGAAAAAGAAGCGCACCGGCAAGATTTTCGTCGATTACTTGCGGAATCAGCGCGGCGCGACTTCCGTGGCTCCCTTTTCAACGCGCGCGAAGCCGGAAGCGCCGGTGTCGATGCCGCTCGCCTGGAGCGACTTGCCGCAAACGAAAGCGGCGAATCAATTTCTCATGGCGGAAACTCCGCAGCGACTGAAATCGCTTTCCAAAGATCCATGGGCCGACATCGACAAGATTCGCCAAGGAATCACCGCGTCCATGGCCAAACATCTCGATGCATTGGCAAGGGAATAA
- a CDS encoding inorganic diphosphatase, with protein sequence MSGFHPWHDVSLPADRKAWFPAVIEIAKGSKVKYELDKKTGLLRVDRILFSAVYYPENYGFVPQTFCADGDPLDVLVLCEEAILPTAMMRVRAIGLMPMRDEKGIDDKLIAVHIDDPHYSQIFGLEDLPSHRLRELEQFFRDYKMLEDKKVDVDGFRAASAAFEILEAAVALYEQKFGLR encoded by the coding sequence ATGAGCGGCTTTCATCCTTGGCATGATGTGTCGCTTCCGGCCGATCGAAAGGCATGGTTTCCGGCAGTCATCGAGATTGCCAAGGGCTCGAAGGTGAAATACGAGCTCGACAAGAAAACCGGGCTGCTGCGGGTCGATCGGATTCTGTTCAGCGCGGTCTACTATCCCGAGAACTACGGTTTCGTGCCCCAGACGTTCTGCGCAGACGGTGATCCGCTCGACGTGCTCGTGCTGTGCGAAGAGGCGATCCTTCCGACGGCGATGATGCGGGTTCGGGCCATCGGCTTGATGCCGATGCGCGACGAGAAGGGGATCGACGACAAGCTAATTGCCGTGCATATCGACGATCCCCACTATTCCCAGATTTTCGGGCTCGAAGACCTTCCCTCGCATCGGCTCCGAGAATTGGAGCAGTTCTTCCGCGACTACAAGATGTTGGAGGATAAGAAAGTCGACGTTGACGGTTTCCGTGCTGCGAGCGCCGCGTTCGAAATTCTGGAAGCGGCAGTCGCGCTCTACGAGCAAAAATTCGGCTTGCGATAA
- a CDS encoding sulfite exporter TauE/SafE family protein, which produces MNILVFTALTWLGSLAAGFVGSLTGLGGGVIIVPLLVLVFGVDVHYAIGASLVSVIATSSGAAAAYVREGYSNLRVGMFLEIATTTGALGGAFLAMVVPAGAIAVVFGIVLLVSAYLASRPRPEQLLDDRSDKIATLLRMDSTCPTRDGPQRYHVQNVPAGCAVSLIAGVLSGLLGIGGGAFKVLAMDQAMRLPFKVSTTTSNFMIGVTAAASAGIYLSRGYIDPGIAMPVMLGVLVGSVLGTRVLVRIEPRILRIVFGVVILALAVQMIYKGLSGGI; this is translated from the coding sequence ATGAACATCCTCGTCTTCACGGCGCTAACGTGGCTGGGATCATTGGCGGCCGGATTCGTGGGCTCGCTGACCGGGTTGGGCGGGGGCGTGATCATCGTGCCTCTGCTGGTGCTCGTATTCGGTGTCGATGTGCACTATGCGATCGGTGCTTCGCTGGTTTCCGTCATTGCCACATCCTCGGGCGCGGCGGCGGCTTATGTTCGCGAAGGATATTCGAATCTCCGAGTGGGGATGTTCCTGGAGATTGCGACGACGACGGGCGCTCTCGGCGGCGCTTTTCTGGCGATGGTTGTTCCGGCCGGGGCCATCGCCGTGGTGTTCGGCATTGTGCTGCTTGTTTCGGCCTATCTGGCCTCGCGGCCTCGGCCGGAACAGTTGCTCGACGATCGGTCCGACAAGATTGCCACGCTGCTACGCATGGATTCGACGTGCCCAACGCGCGACGGGCCGCAGAGGTATCATGTTCAGAATGTGCCGGCCGGTTGCGCCGTGAGCCTCATCGCCGGCGTGCTTTCCGGACTGCTCGGCATCGGCGGGGGCGCGTTCAAAGTGCTGGCGATGGATCAGGCGATGCGGCTACCGTTCAAAGTGTCGACCACCACGAGCAATTTCATGATCGGCGTGACCGCAGCCGCCAGCGCCGGCATTTACTTGAGCCGGGGATATATCGACCCCGGAATCGCCATGCCGGTGATGCTCGGCGTCCTCGTCGGCTCCGTGTTGGGAACACGGGTGTTGGTGAGGATCGAGCCGCGAATTTTGCGAATCGTGTTCGGCGTCGTGATCTTGGCCTTGGCGGTGCAAATGATTTACAAAGGCCTGAGCGGTGGAATCTAG
- a CDS encoding MgtC/SapB family protein: MPTELGWNEIAVRLGLAAATGFVIGFNRERGHAAGLRTTLLVCLAATVAMIQANLLLNTVGKRPDSFIVLDLMRLPLGILSGMGFIGAGAIFRRKNMSKGVTTAATLWFVTVMGLCFGGGQLMLGLAAFVLGIITLSVLRHLENWLAEDQRARLTLVAGADGPETEDIRRNLSTAGYRVESLSIAYAKHAAVRRLTYDIRWRGRKGSTAPPDVVEQLAKAPGVSRLEWKPGAAR, from the coding sequence ATGCCAACCGAATTGGGGTGGAACGAGATCGCAGTACGGCTCGGCCTGGCGGCAGCGACGGGCTTTGTGATCGGCTTCAATCGCGAACGAGGACATGCGGCCGGGCTGCGCACGACGCTGCTGGTATGCCTCGCGGCGACCGTGGCGATGATTCAAGCGAATTTGCTGCTCAACACCGTCGGCAAGAGGCCGGATTCGTTTATTGTGCTCGATCTGATGCGTCTGCCGCTCGGCATCTTGTCGGGGATGGGCTTTATCGGCGCAGGGGCCATCTTTCGGCGGAAGAATATGTCGAAGGGCGTGACGACGGCTGCCACGCTATGGTTCGTAACAGTGATGGGGCTCTGCTTCGGCGGCGGACAATTGATGCTGGGACTCGCCGCGTTCGTGCTTGGTATCATTACGCTTTCCGTCCTCCGCCATCTCGAAAACTGGCTTGCCGAGGATCAACGTGCTCGATTGACGCTGGTCGCCGGAGCCGATGGTCCCGAAACGGAAGACATTCGCCGCAACCTTTCGACGGCGGGTTATCGAGTGGAATCACTCTCGATCGCCTACGCGAAACACGCCGCAGTGCGACGCCTGACCTACGACATTCGTTGGCGCGGACGCAAGGGAAGCACCGCGCCGCCGGATGTCGTCGAACAGCTTGCGAAGGCCCCCGGAGTGTCGCGGCTCGAATGGAAACCGGGAGCCGCGCGGTGA
- a CDS encoding glycoside hydrolase family 16 protein has protein sequence MSRLAVVALLGVGLAQIMAAAAEPASSPATVPPAPAGWKLVWHDEFDGPEIDKTKWDFDRGNGFQTETKQYVPGWGNDELEFYTNRPENVFLKDGMLHIRALRESYKGFQYTSARLNTRMKDGSPLFNHRYGRFEFRAKLPTGQGIWPALWMRPQDEKYGGWAASGEIDILEARGQAPSTVQGTLHFGSRWPANTWIKKDYVLPAGQTIADFHVYAVDWEPGEIRWYVDDKLYQTQHFWWSCSDQEGGRGLPPSNESELNPWPAPFDQPFFLTMNLAVGGRFLGNPAATTKFPAEMVVDYVRVYDKADGYGAAKPRGPGKFPFSANPKR, from the coding sequence ATGTCGCGTCTCGCAGTCGTGGCTTTGCTTGGTGTTGGGCTCGCGCAAATCATGGCAGCCGCCGCCGAACCGGCATCTTCGCCCGCCACCGTGCCGCCGGCGCCGGCCGGGTGGAAGCTCGTGTGGCACGATGAATTCGATGGGCCGGAAATCGACAAAACCAAATGGGATTTCGACCGCGGCAACGGCTTTCAAACGGAAACGAAGCAATACGTGCCGGGCTGGGGGAACGACGAACTCGAGTTCTATACCAACCGGCCCGAAAATGTGTTCCTCAAAGACGGCATGCTCCACATCCGGGCCCTGCGCGAATCGTACAAAGGATTTCAATACACCTCGGCACGGCTGAACACGCGAATGAAAGACGGCAGCCCGCTATTCAACCATCGCTACGGCCGGTTCGAATTTCGCGCAAAGCTTCCCACCGGTCAGGGAATCTGGCCGGCCCTGTGGATGCGGCCGCAAGACGAGAAATATGGCGGCTGGGCCGCCTCGGGAGAAATCGACATCCTGGAAGCACGGGGACAAGCTCCCTCGACGGTGCAAGGCACACTACATTTCGGCTCCCGCTGGCCGGCAAACACTTGGATCAAAAAGGACTACGTGTTGCCCGCGGGGCAGACGATCGCCGACTTCCACGTGTATGCCGTAGATTGGGAGCCCGGCGAGATTCGCTGGTACGTCGACGACAAGCTTTATCAAACGCAACATTTCTGGTGGAGCTGCAGCGATCAGGAAGGCGGACGGGGCTTGCCTCCGAGCAACGAATCGGAGTTGAATCCTTGGCCGGCGCCCTTCGATCAGCCGTTCTTCCTGACGATGAATCTCGCCGTCGGCGGCCGCTTCTTGGGCAATCCCGCTGCGACAACGAAATTCCCGGCCGAGATGGTGGTCGACTACGTGCGGGTGTACGACAAGGCCGACGGCTACGGCGCGGCAAAACCGCGTGGGCCCGGGAAGTTTCCGTTCAGCGCCAACCCGAAGCGATAA